Proteins encoded together in one Corynebacterium liangguodongii window:
- a CDS encoding LGFP repeat-containing protein, with the protein MIRDKWAAQGWETGPLGYPTTDELTTPDGKGKYNHFQNQSIYYSPPGGVHTISGKIRDYWAKAGWEKAPSDSRHRIRTRPAAG; encoded by the coding sequence GTGATCCGGGATAAGTGGGCAGCGCAAGGATGGGAGACTGGGCCGTTGGGCTACCCCACCACCGATGAGTTGACCACCCCAGACGGAAAAGGCAAGTACAACCACTTTCAGAACCAATCGATCTACTACTCGCCTCCTGGTGGGGTACACACTATTAGCGGGAAGATTCGCGACTACTGGGCCAAAGCTGGCTGGGAAAAAGCCCCCTCGGATTCCCGTCATCGGATCCGTACACGGCCGGCGGCGGGGTGA
- a CDS encoding LGFP repeat-containing protein: MFNSALQRDASICWHPNVGFGTAHQVGGRIRHKWGNLGWENAALGYPVTDELKTPDGVGRFNHFQGGSIYWSPITDAHQIWA, encoded by the coding sequence ATGTTCAATAGCGCCTTGCAACGCGACGCGTCCATCTGCTGGCACCCGAATGTTGGTTTCGGCACCGCCCACCAAGTCGGCGGACGCATCAGACACAAATGGGGCAATCTCGGGTGGGAAAACGCCGCCCTGGGCTACCCCGTAACCGATGAGTTGAAAACACCTGACGGTGTGGGCCGGTTCAACCACTTCCAGGGCGGGTCAATTTACTGGTCACCGATCACCGACGCGCACCAAATCTGGGCGTGA
- a CDS encoding IS110 family transposase, with amino-acid sequence MTTDIDLSASPVAGVDTHTDTHTVAAVTPTGRHLATETFPTTRPGYTHLAEFLSKHGVGAVGVEGTNSFGAGLTRHLIDRGYTVVEVLRPARSIRRRDGKSDPVDALAAARQVLTGEGLSTPKDSTGPVESLRALQITRKQLVSTTAKLITTMKSLLVTAPDDIRTRYATMTNHALVNALVYCRPSSDVTDPRNGVLTSLKILATTYRALRVQCDELETRIAALVSVINPHVSNIVGCGALVSADLLISIGDNPERIHSEAALAHLCGVAPLPASSGRTNRHRLNRGGDRRANSALYRIAMVRMKCDQRTREYVARRTEEGLSKREIIRCLKRAIVREIYRVICTRRSTSQPRDLRRDELKELRIAKHLTQVVVAKHLGCAPARISDIETGKRPLTELASAYEKFLKSA; translated from the coding sequence ATGACCACAGACATCGACCTCTCCGCAAGCCCCGTCGCCGGGGTCGACACCCACACCGACACCCACACCGTCGCCGCGGTGACCCCAACCGGCCGGCACCTGGCCACCGAAACCTTCCCCACCACCAGGCCCGGCTACACACACCTCGCCGAGTTCCTCAGCAAGCACGGTGTCGGCGCCGTCGGAGTAGAAGGAACCAACTCCTTCGGTGCCGGATTAACCCGGCACCTCATAGACCGTGGCTACACGGTCGTTGAAGTCCTGCGCCCGGCCCGCAGCATTCGACGCCGGGACGGGAAATCAGATCCGGTGGATGCCCTTGCCGCCGCGCGACAGGTCCTGACCGGGGAAGGGCTGAGCACGCCTAAAGATTCCACGGGCCCGGTGGAGTCGTTACGAGCGTTACAGATCACCCGGAAACAGCTGGTGTCCACCACCGCGAAACTCATCACAACGATGAAGTCGTTGCTGGTCACAGCCCCTGATGACATCCGCACCCGCTACGCCACGATGACCAACCACGCTCTGGTCAACGCGTTGGTGTACTGCCGACCGTCGTCGGATGTTACTGATCCGCGAAATGGTGTGCTGACCAGCCTGAAGATTCTGGCCACGACCTACCGCGCATTGCGGGTGCAGTGCGATGAGCTGGAAACCCGGATCGCTGCCCTGGTGTCAGTGATCAATCCCCATGTCAGCAACATCGTGGGATGTGGGGCTCTTGTTTCCGCTGATCTGCTGATCAGCATCGGCGATAATCCGGAGCGCATCCACTCCGAAGCAGCGCTGGCGCACTTATGTGGAGTGGCTCCACTGCCGGCAAGCTCTGGGCGAACCAACCGGCACCGGCTCAATCGTGGTGGTGACCGGCGGGCGAACTCAGCGTTGTACCGAATCGCTATGGTGAGGATGAAGTGTGACCAGCGCACCAGGGAGTACGTCGCCCGGCGTACCGAGGAGGGGTTGTCGAAAAGGGAGATTATTCGCTGCCTGAAGCGCGCGATCGTCCGGGAGATCTACCGGGTCATATGCACCAGGCGCAGTACGTCACAGCCCAGGGATCTTCGTCGGGATGAGTTGAAAGAACTGCGTATCGCGAAGCATCTCACCCAGGTGGTTGTAGCGAAGCATTTGGGGTGTGCCCCGGCGAGGATCAGTGACATCGAGACTGGAAAACGTCCGTTGACGGAATTAGCATCGGCCTACGAAAAATTTCTGAAAAGCGCTTGA
- a CDS encoding DNA-formamidopyrimidine glycosylase family protein — MPEGDSVYQLSKRLQFMSGRTVTATSLRVPRFATVDFTGLSCERVWPYGKHLFMQFGPQVLHTHLKMEGTWAIHKVGARWKKPGHTARVVLQLDGEIEIVGHSLGLVEVFPAREYDLRMGYLGPDMLAADFDHDEVVRRIEATPHLEIGRALLDQKNAAGIGNEYRAEICFIAGTHPAREVGEVDVDKHVRIARKLMWANRDSPVRVTTGIKRAGETSYVFGRNNKPCRRCTTLIEKSFLGGRGDLERVIWWCPRCQPAP; from the coding sequence ATGCCCGAAGGCGATTCCGTCTACCAGCTCTCCAAGCGCCTGCAGTTCATGTCCGGGCGCACCGTCACCGCGACGAGCCTGCGCGTGCCGCGCTTCGCCACCGTCGACTTCACGGGGCTTAGCTGTGAGCGGGTCTGGCCCTACGGCAAGCACCTCTTCATGCAGTTCGGACCGCAGGTACTCCACACCCACCTGAAGATGGAGGGGACGTGGGCGATCCACAAGGTGGGCGCGAGGTGGAAAAAGCCCGGGCATACCGCGCGCGTCGTGCTGCAGCTCGACGGCGAGATTGAAATTGTCGGGCACTCCCTCGGGCTCGTCGAGGTCTTCCCGGCCCGCGAATACGACCTGCGCATGGGCTACCTCGGCCCCGACATGCTCGCCGCAGACTTCGACCACGATGAGGTGGTGCGCCGCATTGAGGCCACCCCTCACCTCGAGATCGGGCGTGCGTTGCTGGATCAGAAAAACGCCGCGGGCATCGGCAACGAATACCGCGCGGAGATCTGCTTCATCGCCGGAACGCACCCCGCGAGGGAGGTGGGGGAGGTGGACGTCGATAAGCATGTGCGCATCGCGCGCAAGCTCATGTGGGCAAATAGAGACTCCCCAGTCCGCGTGACCACGGGGATCAAACGAGCAGGGGAGACGTCTTACGTATTTGGGCGCAACAACAAGCCGTGCCGCAGGTGCACCACGCTCATCGAGAAGAGCTTCCTCGGCGGGCGCGGCGACCTCGAGCGGGT